The Deinococcus sp. YIM 134068 sequence CACGGGCAAGAATTGGCCGTCGAGAGTGACGGTTTTTAGAGCGCAAAGGCACAAGCAGCTTTTCTCCCTCTCCCCTCGTGGGAGAGGGCCGGGGTGAGGGGGCGTGTGACATCCTCTACCGCTCAACTCCCGCGAACCGCCTTTCTTGCTCCTCGCCTCAATCGCTCGATGTGTTCTTTTCTCCCTCCTTGTGGGAGAGGGTCGGGGAGGGGGGCGGCAGGCTGAGCCTGCCCTCCTGCACGCCGAGGCTTTAGCATCTGTTTCAACTCCCCGCGTCGCCTCCACTCCCCATGACCCTCCCCCCCTTCCCCCCCGACTTCGGCACCGCCCCCACCGCCCGCGCGTTCGGTGCGGCGCTGGCCGAGTTCGCGTGCCGGACGGTGCGGGCGCACGGGGTTCAGGTGTGGGCGGTGGTCGGCGGGTCCCTCACGGTGGTGGGGGAGGAGGGCCGGGGGCTGGGGCTGAGTGACGGGACGCTCGCGGCGCGGTCGCTGGCGCACGGGGGTCCGCTGGAGGAGGGGATGCTCGCCTGCGTGCCCTTCGGGGGCGGGGTGCTGGAACTCGTGGGGGCGGACCCGGCGGGGATGGAGGCGCTGAGCGGGCTGGCCCCGCTGCTGGTGCTGGCGCTGGAGGGCGTGCAGGCGCGGGAGGCGCGGCGCGGGCAGGGCCGGGTCGCGGAGACGGTGGAGCGGCTGGTGCGGCGGCTGGGCGGCAGCCTCGACCTCGCGGAGGTGCTGACCGCTACCGCCGAGAGCGCGGCCCTCGCGCTGGGCTTCGGGCGGGCCTTCGTGGGCCTGTTCAGCGAACTCGGGGAGGATGGGGCGCGGACCGGGGAGATTTTCACCCACGGCTTCGACGCGGCCTTCACGGGCGGGATCGGGGTGGGGCCGGTGTCCCTCGGGCGGCTGATGGGCCGGGGCGAGGTCATCCTCTTTGAAAAGACGCGGGACGCGGGCACCCCCCTCGCGGCAGGGCTGGCGGAGCTGGACCCGGAGGTGGCCCTCATCGCGCCGCTGTCCGCGCGGGGCCGTCCGCTGGGTCTCCTATACGTGGACAGCCGCTCGCCGGGTGCCCGCGTGACCGAGGACGACACGTGGCTGGTCCTCGCGCTCGCGGAGCAGGCTTCTCTGGCGATAGACAACGCCCGCCTGTACGCCATCGAGACGCGCAAGCGGGAGGCCGCCGAGGCGTTGCGTGAGGCGGGGGCGGCGCTCGCGGGCAGCCTGCATCTCAGCGACACGCTGGAGCGGCTGCTAGAGCGGGCGGTCGCCCTCTTCGGCGCGGACGCGGCGGGCGTCTACAAGCTGCAACCCGACGGGCGGACCCTCAGCATCCGCAGCGCGGTCGGGCTGCCGAGTGAGTACGTGCTGCGTGTGCGGGCGAAGGTGGGCGCGGGGGTCACGGGCCGGGCGGTGGAGCGCCGGGAGATCGTCGCGGCCCGCGATCTGAACACCGCTCACCTCGGCGGGGGAAGCCGCTACACCCGGCAGCTTCTCGCGCAGGGGCGCTACCCGTACCGGGGCGTCGTCGGCCTGCCGCTGGGCACCCGCGCCGGGGTCTTCGGGGCGCTGACCCTGTACTGGACCGCGCCGCTGCCGCTGGACGGGGACGACCTCGCCCTGACCGAGGTGTTCGCCGCGCAGGCCAGCCTTGCCATCGAGAACGCCCGGCTGTACGAGGAGGAGCAGCGCCGCGAGCGGGAGGCCGCCGTGCTCCTCAACGTCGGGCGGCTGCTCGGCGAGGACCAGAGCGACCGCGCCCTGGCCGAGGCCGCGCGGCTCGCCACCCTCGCGCTGAATGCCGGGCGCGGATTGATCGCCCTCACCGGGGAGGCGGGGACCCGCTGCGCGACCTTCAACCTGCCCGCGCCCACGCCCGCCGAGCTGTCGGGGCTGCTCTCGCACCTCGGGCGTGGCCCCCGGCCCCTCGCGCGGCGTCACGCCCTGCCGGGGGCGGGAAGTGCCCTGATCGTGCCCCTGCGCGGGACGGACGGCGACGAGGTGCTCGGCTTCCTCTACGCCGATGACCCCGGTGCCGAGGTGCCGGGCGACCGGGTGCTCCACCTCGCCCGCAGCGTGGCCGACCAGATGGCGCTGACGCTGACCCGCGAGAGATTGCTCGCCGCCCTCGCCCGCGAGGAGGCCCGCTACCGCCAGCTCGCGGAGGGGGCACACGACCTCATCCTCAGCGCCGATCCCTCGGGGACCGTCACCTACGCGAACCCCGCCGCGACCCGGCTGCTCGCGCCGCTGACCGGGCCGCTCGTCGGGGCATCTCTGCTGGCCCTCGCCACGCCCGCGACCCGGCCCGCCCTGCACGCCGCCTGGGACGCCGCCCACACCCGCCCCGCCGGGGGCCGCGCCGAGATCGAGGTGGCGGGCTACCGCCTGGAGGTGCGCCTGAGCGCCGTGCGTCCGGCGGGCATCCTGCATGGGGTCCTAACCGTCGCCCGCGACCTCTCCGAACTCCAGACCCTCGCCGACGAGATTCAGCGGCGGGGGCAGGCGCTGGAGGCCGCCACGAGCCGCACGCTGGAGCTGCGGAGCTACCTCACCCTCTTCACGCAGGCGCAGGAGGAGGAACGCCGCCGCATCAGCCGCGAACTCCACGACGACACGGCGCAGGTCCTCGTGTCCACCACCCGCCGCGTCGCCCGCCTCGCCCGCGAGCTGGGCGGCGAGCAGCGCGCCCGCGCCGACGACATCCTCGGGGACCTCCAGCAGGCCATCGAGAGCGTGCGCCGCTTCGCCCGCAACCTGCGCCCCAGCGTGCTCGACGACCTCGGCCTCCTCCCGGCCCTCGAATGGCTCGCGTCGCAGGCGCGCACCGACACCCGGCTGGAGATCAGCGGGGCCGAGCGGAGGTTGCCGCCCGCCCTCGAACTCACCGTGTTCCGGCTGGCGCAGGAGGCCCTGACGAACGTGGACAAGCACGCCCACGCCTCAAGCGCCGCCATCCGGATCGCCTTCGATGAGGGCGGCGTGCGCGTGGCGGTGAGCGACGACGGGCAGGGCTTCACGCCGGGGCAGGCGCAGGCCCGCGCGCAGGCGGGGCACCTCGGCCTCATCGGCCTGCGCGAGCGCGTGGCCCTCGCCGGGGGGGAGCTGGAGGTGGACAGCGAGCCGGGGCGGGGGACGACGCTGAGATTCAGGCTGCCGGGGTAAAGCCGACCCGTTCTGCAGCTTGTTTGCGTATACTTATGAGCAAGATTAGATTTTAGATCCTACTTCGTACGATATTCCTCTGCTGTGCTACTCTGCTGGTATGACGGTCGTCCAACACCTCAGGCTCCTCGGCGACCCTCAAGCCCAGATCGTCAATGTCGCTCAAGTACCGCAATACAGTCCACTCCGCTATCCCGGCGGCAAGTCTTGGTTTATTCCCAGAACGCGGCGTTGGATAGCCTCGCGGGGTCGACCGGGCGTCTTCCTGGAACCGTTCGCGGGGGGTGGCTCCAACGCTTGCGCCGTTGCCCTGGAGGGACTGGCCGACCGGGTGGTGATGGTGGAGCTTGATGACCGGGTGGCGGCGGTTTGGCAGGTCATCTTCAGCAAAAGGGCGGAGGCCCTGGCGGCACGGATAGAGACGTTTGAGATGACTGCCGAAGCCGCAATGACCATCGTTCGGAGTGAACCGACAGACCCCTTCGAGGTGGCCTGGCGCACACTGGTCCAGAACCGCGTGAGTCACGGCGGGATTATCGCGCCGGGCGGTGGCGTCCTGAAACATGGCGAGGGCGGGAAGGGGGTGCGGAGCCGTTGGTATCCCGGCACCCTGGCGCGTCGTGTCCGGGCACTGTCCGCCGTCCGCGAGCGGGTCACGGTCCTTCAGGGGGATGGGTTGGAGGCCGTCGCTGGCTACACCGGACGGCGAGACACCGCCGTCTACATCGATCCCCCTTACACGGCGGGAGGGAAGAAGGCCGGTCGGCGGCTGTACACCTATCACGTTGTGGACCATGAGCGCCTCTTCGGCCTGGCGGCGGGCCTTCACAACGCGGTGTTAACCTACGACCACACACCCGAGGTCTACTGTTTGGCCACCCATAACGGGTTTCAGGTCAAGCCTATCGCCATGAAGAACACCCATCACGCCGTCATGAACGAACTCCTCATCGGCAACGATTTAAGTTGGGACGTTTGAAGGTCTAGGCCCTTCTCTTGCCTCCTGGCTTCCTGGCCGGCCTCGGGTTCTTGCCCGTCGTGTCCTTGATAAACTTCGTCAGGATCGCCTTCTGGACCAGACGATCTGAACCGGCGGGCGTCTGTGTCGCCGCTGTCAGAGCCGCGCTGAACTTGCTGTACACCGTCTTGACGTGCACAAGCTGGAAGATTCTTCCTGCGCGTTCCAGATCGACGATCACCCAGGCCATCTCCTGA is a genomic window containing:
- a CDS encoding GAF domain-containing sensor histidine kinase yields the protein MTLPPFPPDFGTAPTARAFGAALAEFACRTVRAHGVQVWAVVGGSLTVVGEEGRGLGLSDGTLAARSLAHGGPLEEGMLACVPFGGGVLELVGADPAGMEALSGLAPLLVLALEGVQAREARRGQGRVAETVERLVRRLGGSLDLAEVLTATAESAALALGFGRAFVGLFSELGEDGARTGEIFTHGFDAAFTGGIGVGPVSLGRLMGRGEVILFEKTRDAGTPLAAGLAELDPEVALIAPLSARGRPLGLLYVDSRSPGARVTEDDTWLVLALAEQASLAIDNARLYAIETRKREAAEALREAGAALAGSLHLSDTLERLLERAVALFGADAAGVYKLQPDGRTLSIRSAVGLPSEYVLRVRAKVGAGVTGRAVERREIVAARDLNTAHLGGGSRYTRQLLAQGRYPYRGVVGLPLGTRAGVFGALTLYWTAPLPLDGDDLALTEVFAAQASLAIENARLYEEEQRREREAAVLLNVGRLLGEDQSDRALAEAARLATLALNAGRGLIALTGEAGTRCATFNLPAPTPAELSGLLSHLGRGPRPLARRHALPGAGSALIVPLRGTDGDEVLGFLYADDPGAEVPGDRVLHLARSVADQMALTLTRERLLAALAREEARYRQLAEGAHDLILSADPSGTVTYANPAATRLLAPLTGPLVGASLLALATPATRPALHAAWDAAHTRPAGGRAEIEVAGYRLEVRLSAVRPAGILHGVLTVARDLSELQTLADEIQRRGQALEAATSRTLELRSYLTLFTQAQEEERRRISRELHDDTAQVLVSTTRRVARLARELGGEQRARADDILGDLQQAIESVRRFARNLRPSVLDDLGLLPALEWLASQARTDTRLEISGAERRLPPALELTVFRLAQEALTNVDKHAHASSAAIRIAFDEGGVRVAVSDDGQGFTPGQAQARAQAGHLGLIGLRERVALAGGELEVDSEPGRGTTLRFRLPG